A stretch of the Ornithodoros turicata isolate Travis chromosome 4, ASM3712646v1, whole genome shotgun sequence genome encodes the following:
- the LOC135393143 gene encoding uncharacterized protein LOC135393143, which translates to MRGISKLLLFFLAELLLVSAEGKPIRYKCQYLRSHNRTGLVCTPIFDATSEITGPRPRSFTAPETFNGNTIRHRESACANLLRLAEKMKSFEGGAWKYCDPATCLRESPHCSNNVVSDKCRLCFGRCWLMYGFPDVPEKAQESMPRKSFPCDPSLCGIHVFCGGYKFVDGDDQEPPKLVV; encoded by the exons ATGAGGGGTATTTCGAAATTATTGTTGTTCTTCCTTGCTGAGTTGCTCCTGGTAAGCGCTGAAGGGAAGCCAATTCGCTACAAGTGCCAGTACCTGAGAAGCCACAACCGCACTGGTCTGGTTTGCACTCCCATCTTTGACGCAACTTCAGAAATAACTGGACCTAGGCCACGGTCGTTTACAGCCCCAGAAACATTCAATGGCAACACCATCAGGCACA GAGAGTCTGCATGCGCAAATTTGCTCCGACTTGCTGAAAAGATGAAATCATTTGAGGGAGGCGCCTGGAAATACTGCGACCCGGCCACATGTCTACGTGAA AGTCCGCACTGCAGCAATAATGTGGTGAGCGACAAGTGCCGTCTTTGCTTTGGACGTTGCTGGCTCATGTATGGATTCCCCGACGTCCCCGAAAAAGCTCAAGAATCAATGCCCAGAAAAAGCTTCCCTTGCGACCCCAGCTTGTGTGGCATACACGTTTTCT GTGGCGGCTACAAGTTCGTTGACGGTGATGATCAAGAACCTCCGAAGCTTGTAGTCTAG